In one Silene latifolia isolate original U9 population chromosome 10, ASM4854445v1, whole genome shotgun sequence genomic region, the following are encoded:
- the LOC141607675 gene encoding uncharacterized protein LOC141607675 → MEQTSSPHEIASTSESSQGEPGIPQSAEALRTKEVNEIVGIPVLDLGTIVEDDEVSQPKKEADGEWTQVKGKRSSSSSIGPSSKGLLQLTSEDVESELKYWDTAVVCYGVLMFDNKPLVVKPWSETCCLMKEKVKSVPIWLRLCGLPLKFWSRSCLEKLAGLLGKFIKRDGATEDKTRLGYARLLIEVDIGQEFPDKFFFLDEKGKEVCVLVEYEWKPTICSTCKGICHTQDMCRKKDTSVPVTKPSKPGPKPGDKVWRPIQRPSQTAQPATPIVQKTPAPFGGPTFHNSDHIPTVTIIQQISRQEHHSLSTEVSPAKSYAEALSPTKGINGINKQLDVKKFLHQNKVGLYGLVETKVKQQDFDKILNNLGSHWKGINNNSFHSGGRVWVIWIPLFFNVTTLHQSAQNITVQVIVLSTGDGFIFTVVYGFNDDEDRMDLWQDLKYVHDNFPGPWGIGREVTSSEIMEFRECVQYCDLIDIQGMGAFYTWNNKQVLGTRHYSRIDSFLVNPEWMDIYPLAYAHFLPEGLFDHNPVVCYRRQDKASRRPAFRYYNMWSLDSGFQDLVKNNWLPSVQGSLMYQIVTKLKKLKKPLKELKRNHFSDVDKAVGVAQALLDDIQLQIQRTPTDHALTEAELAAADSLRHLCKVQHSFLSQKAKVEWLANGDDNTHFFHNQIRARQVHNSVSSIKGTDGILYSNPSDIEHAFLNYYKELLGTSLPTTPVHAPTVRTGRLVTPDHHAILLAPITSAEVKNSMFSIASSKSPGPDGYSSQFFKDTWGTVGDDITDAVKDFFNSEKLLRELNTTVASAGGE, encoded by the exons ATGGAACAAACGTCGTCTCCTCATGAGATTGCTAGCACTTCGGAATCAAGTCAAGGAGAGCCTGGTATACCACAATCAGCAGAAGCTTTGAGAACAAAGGAGGTTAATGAAATTGTGGGTATTCCAGTTTTGGATTTGGGGACGATTGTAGAAGATGATGAGGTTTCCCAGCCTAAAAAGGAAGCAGATGGTGAATGGACCCAAGTGAAAGGTAAACGCTCTTCCTCTTCTTCAATTGGACCTAGTTCTAAGGGGCTTTTACAATTAACATCTGAGGATGTGGAGTCAGAACTTAAATATTGGGATACGGCGGTAGTATGCTAT GGTGTCCTAATGTTTGATAATAAGCCTTTAGTTGTCAAACCTTGGTCAGAAACTTGTTGTCTCATGAAAGAAAAAGTTAAGTCTGTACCTATCTGGTTGCGTCTCTGTGGTTTGCCTCTGAAGTTTTGGAGTAGGTCTTGTCTTGAGAAATTGGCAGGACTTTTGGGTAAATTTATTAAAAGAGACGGTGCCACGGAGGACAAAACCAGGCTTGGGTATGCAAGGCTACTGATAGAAGTTGATATAGGACAAGAGTTCCCTGATAAGTTTTTTTTTctggatgaaaaaggaaaggagGTGTGTGTGTTGGTGGAATATGAGTGGAAGCCAACTATTTGTAGCACTTGTAAGGGAATATGCCATACTCAGGATATGTGCAGGAAAAAAGACACTTCTGTGCCTGTCACTAAACCTTCCAAACCAGGTCCTAAGCCAGGGGATAAGGTTTGGAGACCTATCCAGAGGCCTTCTCAGACTGCGCAACCTGCTACGCCTATAGTTCAGAAGACTCCAGCTCCATTTGGGGGTCCTACTTTCCATAATTCTGATCATATTCCTACTGTCACTATCATTCAGCAGATATCAAGGCAAGAACATCATTCTCTAAGTACTGAAGTTTCTCCTGCAAAATCTTATGCTGAAGCTCTCAGTCCTACAAA GGGAATAAATGGGATCAACAAGCAACTGGATGTCAAGAAGTTCTTACATCAGAATAAAGTTGGTCTCTATGGGTTAGTTGAAACTAAGGTTAAGCAGCAGGATTTTgataaaattttgaataatttagGGTCTCATTGGAAAGGCATCAATAATAATAGTTTTCATTCTGGTGGGAGAGTGTGGGTCATTTGGATTCCTCTCTTCTTTAATGTTACTACTTTGCATCAATCTGCTCAAAATATTACTGTTCAGGTTATTGTATTGTCTACTGGTGATGGTTTCATTTTCACAGTAGTATATGGATTTAATGATGATGAGGATAGGATGGATCTCTGGCAGGACCTGAAATATGTCCATGATAATTTTCCTGGCCCATGGGGGATTGGAAGGGAGGTTACTTCCTCTGAAATTATGGAGTTTAGAGAGTGTGTCCAATATTGTGATCTGATTGATATTCAAGGGATGGGTGCTTTTTATACTTGGAACAACAAGCAAGTGCTTGGGACTAGACACTATTCTCGAATTGATAGTTTCCTTGTTAATCCAGAGTGGATGGATATATATCCACTTGCTTATGCTCACTTTCTCCCTGAAGGTTTGTTTGACCATAACCCTGTGGTGTGCTATAGAAGACAAGACAAGGCTAGTAGAAGGCCAGCTTTTAGGTATTACAATATGTGGAGTCTTGACTCTGGTTTTCAGGATCTTGTTAAGAATAACTGGCTCCCTTCTGTTCAGGGGTCTCTTATGTATCAAATTGTGACCAAATTGAAGAAATTAAAGAAGCCTCTGAAAGAATTGAAAAGGAACCACTTCTCTGATGTTGACAAAGCTGTTGGTGTGGCCCAGGCCCTCTTAGACGATATTCAGCTTCAGATCCAGAGAACTCCTACTGATCATGCTTTGACTGAGGCTGAACTGGCTGCCGCTGACTCTTTGAGGCACTTGTGCAAAGTCCAACATAGCTTCCTGTCCCAGAAGGCCAAAGTTGAGTGGCTGGCCAATGGGGATGATAATACTCATTTCTTCCATAATCAAATCAGAGCTAGGCAGGTTCATAACAGTGTAAGTAGCATTAAAGGGACTGATGGGATCCTCTATAGTAATCCTAGTGATATTGAGCATGCCTTCCTGAATTACTATAAGGAACTGCTGGGTACAAGTCTCCCTACTACTCCTGTACATGCTCCTACTGTCAGGACTGGAAGATTGGTTACCCCTGATCACCATGCTATCCTCTTGGCTCCCATTACTTCTGCTGAGGTAAAAAATAGTATGTTTTCCATTGCTTCTTCAAAATCTCCTGGCCCAGATGGTTACTCAAGTCAGTTCTTTAAGGACACTTGGGGAACTGTTGGTGATGATATTACTGATGCTGTTAAAGACTTCTTCAATTCTGAGAAACTGTTGAGAGAGCTTAACAccact